The following are encoded together in the Chiroxiphia lanceolata isolate bChiLan1 chromosome 8, bChiLan1.pri, whole genome shotgun sequence genome:
- the LOC116789923 gene encoding nucleolar RNA helicase 2-like: protein MGAVWGRAARLGLPAARAAAAPAGSGAVRPRWLCGAGSTPLVLLAAALPRGPARPPHFLRAGAGRASWGRRAESGSGSGAAAAHLSGEQPPAMPAAEPEHSPAEPQAPAAAEPLRRGRRRKAKDEAAERKVKRRGKAEGEQAQPEESGLGNGDLEPPLPKKTKKIKENSSGLVGESDVAQHALESSPTASDSGTAPAAQGGAGGEQDSDAEELTEEAKEGAFSNFPLSQTTVNLLTARGVKYLFPVQVKTFQPIYDGKDLIAQARTGTGKTLSFALPLIEKLQSVSQDGRRGRAPKVLVLVPTRELATQVARDFKNLTRKLSVACFYGGTPYKEQLDLLRSGIDILVGTPGRIKDHVQNSKLELSSVKHVVLDEVDHMLDMGFAEQVEEILGFAYKKGSENNPQTLLFSATCPRWVYDVAKKYMKDEYEQIDLIGKKTQRTATTVEHLAIQCRSSQRAGVLGDIIQVYSGSRGRTIVFCETKKEANELAMNASLKQDAQSLHGDIPQQQREVTLKGFRTGVFEVLIATNVAARGLDIPEVDLVIQCSPPKDVDSYIHRSGRTGRAGRTGICICLFQRREEDLLKQVEHKAGITFKRVGVPSATDVIKASSNDAKKLLEGIPASAVDYFRKSAEELIEEKGAVAALAAALAHISGAAYIQQRSLLNSTAGFVTMVLKCSIEMHTMGYAWRGLKEQLGEEVDDKVSAMRFLKGKMGVCFDIPVDELSNIQEQWKDTRRWQLSVAKELPELEEYPQEAGRGFSKFGNGRQGNFKRNSWFKSGNRGL, encoded by the exons ATGGGGGCCGTGTGGGGCCGGGCGGCGCGGCTCGGGCTcccggcggcgcgggcggcggcggccccggcagGCAGCGGCGCTGTGCGGCCCCGCTGGCTGTGCGGAGCCGGGTCGACCCCGCTGGTGCTGCTGGCGGCCGCGCTgccccgcggcccggcccgccctCCTCACTTCCTGCGCgccggggcggggcgcgcgTCCTGGGGCCGCCGAGCCGAGAGCGGCAGCGGGAgcggcgcggccgccgcgcACCTGTCCGGGGAGCAGCCGCCAGCCATGCCCGCCGCCGAGCCCGAGCACAGCCCCGCCGAGCCACAGGCGCCTGCTGCCGCTGAGCCTCTGCGCCGCGGCCGCCGCAGGAAAGCCAAG GACGAGGCCGCGGAGAGGAAGGTGAAGCGGCGCGGTAAGGCCGAGGGCGAGCAGGCGCAGCCCGAGGAGAGCGGGCTGGGGAATGGCGACCTCGAGCCGCCCCTGCCCAAGAAGACGAAGAAAATCAAGGAGAACAGCAGCGGTTTGGTGGGAGAGAGCGACGTCGCACAGCACGCCCTGGAATCTTCCCCCACTGCGAGCGACAGCGGGACAGCCCCGGCTGCCCAGGGCGGGGCTGGCGGAGAGCAGGACAGCGACGCCGAG GAGCTGACAGAAGAAGCAAAGGAAGGCGCCTTCTCTAatttccctctctcccaaaCCACTGTCAACCTTCTCACAG CTCGAGGTGTAAAATACCTGTTCCCTGTGCAAGTGAAGACTTTCCAGCCCATATATGATGGCAAAGATCTCATTGCTCAAGCTCGAACGGGAACTGGGAAAACCCTTTCCTTTGCTCTTCCACTGATTGAAAAACTCCAGAGTGTCTCACAGGATGGGAGAAGAGGCCGTGCACCCAAA GTGCTGGTTCTTGTTCCAACCAGGGAACTGGCTACTCAGGTAGCCAGAGACTTCAAGAATCTCACAAGGAAACTGTCAGTTGCTTGTTTTTATGGAGGAACTCCATATAAAGAACAAC TTGATCTCCTTAGAAGTGGCATTGATATTCTAGTGGGAACTCCTGGGCGGATCAAAGACCACGTCCAGAATAGCAAGCTGGAACTTTCCAGCGTGAAGCATGTTGTTTTGGATGAAGTAGATCACATGTTAGACATGGGCTTTGCTGAACAAGTGGAAGAAATCTTAGGATTTGCTTATAAAAAAG GCTCTGAGAACAACCCTCAGACACTGCTGTTTTCTGCGACTTGTCCGCGGTGGGTTTATGATGTAGCAAAAAAGTACATGAAAGACGAGTATGAACAGATTGACCTGATTGGAAAGAAGACCCAAAGGACAGCCACAACTGTGGAG CACTTGGCAATCCAGTGTCGGTCCTCTCAGAGAGCAGGAGTTCTTGGGGACATCATCCAGGTCTACAGTGGCAGCCGTGGGCGGACCATTGTCTTCTGTGAGACCAAGAAGGAGGCAAATGAGCTGGCCATGAATGCCTCGCTCAAACAG GATGCCCAGTCCTTGCATGGAGACATTCCACAGCAACAGAGAGAAGTTACATTAAAAGGCTTCAGAACTGGTGTGTTTGAAGTTCTGATTGCAACAAATGTAGCTGCCCGTGGTTTGGATATTCCTGAGGTTGACCTTGTTATACAGTGCTCACCACCAAAA GATGTTGATTCCTACATCCACCGTTCCGGGCGGACGGGCCGCGCTGGCCGGACCGGCATctgcatttgtttgtttcagagaagagaagaagatcTTCTGAAACAAGTCGAGCACAAAGCG GGGATTACATTTAAGCGTGTGGGTGTTCCCTCTGCTACAGATGTAATTAAAGCTTCAAGTAACGATGCCAAAAa GTTGCTGGAGGGCATTCCTGCTTCTGCAGTTGACTACTTCAGAAAATCTGCTGAAGAACTCATAGAGGAGAAGGGGGCAgtggctgccctggctgcagccctggcccATATTTCGGGGGCAGCTTACATCCAGCAGCGCTCCTTGCTCAACTCCACGGCA GGCTTTGTGACCATGGTGTTGAAGTGTTCCATAGAGATGCACACCATGGGCTATGCGTGGCGGGGGCTCAAAGAACAGCTTGGGGAGGAAGTGGATGACAAAGTGTCTGCAATGCGTTTCCTCAAGGGGAAGATG GGAGTCTGCTTTGATATCCCTGTTGATGAACTGAGTAACATACAG GAACAGTGGAAGGACACCAGGCGCTGGCAGCTGTCAGTGGCAAAGGAGTTGCCTGAACTGGAAGAGTATCCCCAGGAGGCGGGACGAGGGTTCTCAAAGTTTGGAAATGGAAGGCAAGGCAACTTCAAGAGGAACAGCTGGTTCAAGAGTGGGAACCGAGGACTTTAA